In Brevibacterium pigmentatum, the sequence CGTTTCCGATCGTGCTGTTCGGAACCGACTATTGGCGCGGACTCGTCGATTGGATGCGCGATTCGCTTCTCGCCGCGGGAACGATCAGCGAAGCAGACCTGCACATGTTCACCCTCACCGACGACATCGATGAGGTCGTCGCCGCGATCGGACCGGGAGCGAATGACTCAACCGCGTCGAATCCTGTGGACGGCCGACAGTGAGGGGCGGCACTTCACCAGCGGCGGAGACCGAACGGTTCGATCTTGCCCGCGCCCGGCCCGGCACCCCAGCGATCATGGCCGTGATCAACCGCACCACCGATTCCTTCTACGAATCCGCCGCCACCCTCGACGAGGCGATCACCGCCGTCGAGGCGGCGGCCTCCGCCGGTGCCCGCATCGTCGATATCGGGGGAGTGCGCGCCGGTCGCGGCCCGGAGATCTCCGCGAGCGAGGAGATCGACCGCGTGTGCCCGACCATCGAAGCCGTCGCCGGGTCCCACCCGCACATGCTCATCAGCGTCGACACCTGGCGCCATGAGGTCGCCGAGGCCGCCTGCCGGGCCGGCGCGGGACTGCTCAATGACACTTGGGCCGGGGTCGACCCGAAACTCGCCGAGGTGGCCGCCCGACACGAGGTCGGCATCGTCTGCTCCCACACCGGGGGATTGGATCCGCGCACCGACGCTCACCGCAACCGCTATGGTCTGCAGGCCGGTGACGTCGTCGACTCGACCCTGTCCGGCGTCATCGAGCTCGCCGAGGCGGCCCGCGCGGCGGGCGTTCCCGACGACCGAATCATCATCGATCCGACACCGGACTTCGGAAAGAACACCTATCACTCGCTGCGGCTGCTGCGCGAACTCGAACGGTTCACCGCCACCGGCTACCCGGTGCTGCTGGCGATCTCACGCAAGGACTTCGTCGGTGAGGCGATCGGAGAGGTCGCCCCGCAGCACCGCCTGTACGGCACGATCGCCGCCACCGCGCTGGCCATCGAGAAAGGCGCGGCGATGATCCGTACCCACGACGTGCGGGCGACTGCCGACGCCATCGACGTGACCGTGGCGATCACCGGCGAAGCGGCACCGAAACACACCGTGCGCGGACTGCGCTGAGCGTTCCGCGCACTTGCCTATGCGAAAATGGGGGCATGCCTCTGTGGATTGTCATCGGTGTCGCGGCCGCGATCTTCGTCCTCGTGTTCGTCGTCGCGGCGACCTTCAACGTCTTCTCGTCCGAAACCGTCGACGAGGCCGAAGAACGCTGGACCGGGCTGCCTGCGGAGTTCACGAGTAAGGACCTGGAGTCGGTGCGTTTCCGGCCCGCCCTGCGCGGCTACCGGATGGACGACGTCGACGAGGCCATGGCGGTGCTGCGCGCACGCCTGAGCGAGCTCGAATCCGCGACCACCTCCGCCGAGGCGGCAACCACAGCCGGCCCGACGACCGCTCCTGACGGACCGGAAACCGCTGCCGGATCACGATGACCCGCCCCGCAGACCTGCCCGGAATCACCCTCGCCTCCGAAGTCTTCGACTCCTCCCGCTTCAGCCGCCTTGGCGCTCTGTTCATGAGCCTGCCCGTGTGGCTGCAGGCCGTGGCCGTGTACTTCGCATCCCGGGTCGTGAGCATGTCGATCTTCGCCGCGGTCCTCAAACGTCAGGACCCGGCGAACTGGTCGTCGTCCCCGGTGAGCACGACGCTCAATGACTTCCTCAACTTCTGGGACGGCGGCTGGTACGGACGCGTCGCCGATGAGGGGTATCCGCGCATCCTGCCCGTCGACGATACGGGAGCGGTGGCGGAGAACCAGTGGGCATTCTATCCGCTGCACCCGTCGATCGTGTCCACTCTGGCCGACCTCACGGGGCTGAGCTACGAGGTCATCTCGCCGATCGTGTCCACGCTTGCCGCGGGGCTGGCCTCGATCGTCGTCCTCCACCTCTTCCGGAAGTACGTCGACGCCGGACAGGCCCTGATGGGACTGGCGCTCGTGATGTTCTTCCCGCCGGCCGCCATCTTCTCCACCGGCTATGCCGAATCCCTGACTCTCCTGCTGCAGGCGACGGCGCTCTTCCTCGTGGTCGAACGCCGCTATCTCACCGCACTCCCTGTCGTCGTCTTCATGGATCTGTCGCGACCCATCGGCGTGGCGTTCTCGTTCTTCATGCTCTTCCACCTCATCGACCGCTTCCTCCGCCGCCGCAGCGATCCGTATCCGGCCGGTGAGGCGATCCGGTCCTGGACCCTGGGCGTGCTCTCCTGCGCGGCGGCCCTCATCCACCCGATCCACGCATGGTGGGCGACGGGATCGCTGACGGCCTATACCGACACCGAGGCGGCCTGGCACACCGGAGAGACCACGTTCGTCGTCCAGTGGGTGGCTCGGTCGATCAGCCTCATCGGTCCGCTCGGCCCGGTGCTGCTCGCCATCGTCATCGCCGGAATGCTCGCCCTGATCTTCTCTCCGGCCGGCGCGCATATGGGACGGACCCTCCAGCTGTTCTGCCTCGGCTACGGTGTGTACCTGCTCATCTTCTTCAACCCGCAGACCTCCACCCTGCGACTGCTGCTGCCGCTGTTCCCGATGGCGCTGACCCTGGCGCTGGTGCGCTCCCGAGGCTACCGGGCAGCGATGCTGGTGGCCTATATCCTTCTCCAGATCGTGTGGGTCGCCTACCTGTGGCACTTCACTCCGCCCGCCGATCTGCCGCCGTGACCGTCCATTGAGTGGGAGAGTTACCGGGAACGCGCGGATCATGGAATAATCGGGAGTACATCTTTCGGTCCACCTGGTGTGAACCGTCTTTGTATGACAACGGAAGGAAGAGCCCATATGGCAGCCCAGAAACCCCGCACCGGCGACGGACCTCTGGAAGTGACCGAAGAAGGCCGAAGCATGGTGATGCGGCTTCCAGTCGAAGGCGGAGGTCGCCTGGTGATCGAACTCAGCAGAGATGAAGCCACCGGACTCCACGACACTCTCGCCCAGACACTGGGGCTCTGAGCCGACGGCCGCAGAACACGGCCGGACGGAGACGCACGAACAGCAGAGACTTACCTGTAAGTCTCTGCTGTTTTCGCTTCACCGGGTCTTCTGCAGAAGCAGCAGACCTTCGCCGATGGGCAGCAGCACCCGCTCGAGGTGTTCCTGTTCCGCGATGCGGTTGAGCATGCCGCGGGCAGCTTGGGTACGCGGGCTGCGATCGACGGGATCGGCGACGGCGCCTTTGAGCAGCGTCTTGTGGATGACCAGCAGACCCTGGGAGTCGAGCAGCCGCAGTGACGGCTGGATCATCCTCTCCAGATTGCCCGGCTCCACGTCGATGAAGACCATGTCATAGGCCGCGGGAGCGAGTCGTTTGAGCACCTCTTCGGCACGGCCGCTCATCAGCCGCAGCCGACCAGGTCTGATCCCGGCCATGTCGACGAGGTCGCGAGCAGCGCCCTGAGTCGTGGAGTTCGTATCGATGGACGTGAGTATCCCGGCGGTGGGCATTCCGCGCAGCAGCGACAGGGTCGATGTTCCGACACCGGTGCCGACTTCGACGGCCGCCACCGGGGTGAGCAGTCGGGCAAGCAGAGTCAGCGTCTTCGCCGTGGTCTGGGACACCGGCGCGATCCCGAACTCATGAGAGTGGGTGCGAGCGGCATCGAGCAGCGGATCGGGACCGTTGTACTGTTCCGAGAAGGTGAGATCACCTGCATTTTCGCGTGCCAACCGGCCCCTCCCATCTGGTGCTGAGTTCTCCCAAGTCTAACCGCATTCGGGATCGATTCCGTGGGTGCGCCACAGCCGATCGAGTTCATCGACATCGAGGAATGCCGTGCGTTCGACGCGCTCGTGAGAATGCGGAGTGCCTTCGTCATCCCAGTGGATGCGGGCTCGAGCGAAGATCTCGGCCGGCAGAGCCCCGGCCGCATTGACGACCCGCCACCACGTGACGTTCGACCCGAATTCCCGCATCACCCGCCCGACGTAACGGGGTGAGCAGTCGGCGACGGCGCCGACCGTTCCGTAGGCGACGACGCGCGCGGCGGGAACGAGTTCGACGATGCGCAGCACCCGTTCGACGGCTATCTCGTCCACTGCACCTCCCGGCATGATCGAGATGTCGAACCTGTGCTGACCATGAGTCGATGCTACCGCCGTCCACGGTAGACTTGAGACCATGTTCGGTATCAACGGCACCGAGATGGTGATTCTGATCGTTGTGGCGTTGGTCGTCATCGGACCCAAACGCCTGCCCGAATACGCTCAGAAGCTGCGCGACTTCGTGCGCCAGATGCGTCGCATGGCCGAAGGCGCGAAAGACAGCGTCCGACGCGATTTCGGCGACGACTTCAAGGACGTGGACTGGCAGAAGCTCGACCCGCGTCAGTACGATCCGCGCCGGATCGTGCGCGAGGCACTCGTCGAAGAGGACGCGGCCATCCGCGAATCCAAGCGTCAGGAACGGAACGCCGGCGAATCGTCATCGGCAGAGTCCTCAGGTGCTGCAGCGTCGACTCGGACCGACACCGAGGCGGCCCCCGCCCGGGAATTGTCACCCATCGAACGGTTCCAGACCCAGGTCGACCTGCGCGACCGTTCCGCCGCGGCACCGTTCGATCCTGAAGCCACCTGAGCCACCCCGGAAGCCACCTGGGACTGAGGCCGACGGCGTCTGTTGGGAATGTTTTGCATTCCCGCCTCCGTGCAAGCGTCAGTGGCTCAGTTCTTCATCACCGCGGGATGTTCGGGATTCGAGCACAGCTCATCGCCGTAGCCGCGGCAGAAGTACGACCCGCCCTTCTTCCACTCGATCCCGGAGAAGAGCTCGCGCACCGTCACTGCGTAGAGGCCCTTGTCCGCCACTGCCGAGAACACCTCCCGAGCCGCCTTCGCGGTCGACGGATGAATGGAATGCATGAGCACGATTGATCCGGGGCGAGTCAGAGACTGCACACGTCGGACCGTCTTCTTCGCATCTCTGTGCTGCCAATCTCCGGTATCGACGTCCCAGACGATCGCAGGGCCGCCCAGAGCATGTGCTGCGCGTTTGTCGAGGGCACCGTACGGTGGACGGACGAGGGGCTCCTCCTTCACTCCGACCGATCGCAGTGATCTGTCCGTCCGGTCGCGCTCTCTGCGGATCGTCGCCGAGGAGGTCTTGTCCATCTGCACATGCGAGAACGTGTGATCGTCGACTTCATGGCCGGCGGAGATGATGCGCTCGGCCACTTCGGGGAAGGCATCTGTGTTCTTCCCGAGGAAGAAGTATGTCAGACGGATGTTCGCCTCATCGGCTGCGTCGAGGATCGTCTGTTCGGTCTTCGCCTCTCCGGGACCGTCGTCATAGGTCAGCGCGACACAGGGCAGCAGCGCGCAGGAGAAATCGGGGGAGGGCAGATCGAACGGCCGCGGCAGTTCGAGACTGCTGTGCAGCGCCTTCTGGACACGGACGCCGATGGAGGACAGATCGGTGTCGGAGACCGCAGCGTCATTGATCGTCAGCGTGCCGGTGTCATCGGCGCCGACGGCTGCCCGGTCGAGAGGTGCGGCGAAGAGCCGGCGGGCATTGACCGTGCTGTCGTGGGCGAGATCGGTCAGCAGCAGCCTCGTCTGCGGATGCGGCGACTGAACATCGACTGCGGTGACGACGAAGTTCCCGCCGCTTGCCAACACCCGAGTGCTGATGTTCACAGCACGCGGGTCGACTCGAGACGCAGGAGCGTCATCGATGCTGGTCTGCGCTGGTGTGAAAGCCGTCGCCGGCCACCTGTGGACAGGTGCCGTCTGCACGGGGTCGAAGGCAGAGCGATCGGCGAAGCCTCCGAAATCGTCGATCAGCGACAGCACATGTTCTTCGATCGCCGCATTCAACGAGGCGGCCGTGGGCAGACCGAAGGTGTGGACGTCCAGTCGAGGCGTGCGTTCGTCTGAGACGAGCGCGTAGCTGCGCAGCACTGCGGAGAGAGCGTCCCGGTTCTCGGCGGCGATCGTTCGGTGCGCGGGTTCCACCGACCGTCCGGGGGCGGG encodes:
- a CDS encoding polysaccharide deacetylase family protein; protein product: MSPLSPRDTLVYSVFAGLSALTALVLLAGAVVTAFRADPAPGRSVEPAHRTIAAENRDALSAVLRSYALVSDERTPRLDVHTFGLPTAASLNAAIEEHVLSLIDDFGGFADRSAFDPVQTAPVHRWPATAFTPAQTSIDDAPASRVDPRAVNISTRVLASGGNFVVTAVDVQSPHPQTRLLLTDLAHDSTVNARRLFAAPLDRAAVGADDTGTLTINDAAVSDTDLSSIGVRVQKALHSSLELPRPFDLPSPDFSCALLPCVALTYDDGPGEAKTEQTILDAADEANIRLTYFFLGKNTDAFPEVAERIISAGHEVDDHTFSHVQMDKTSSATIRRERDRTDRSLRSVGVKEEPLVRPPYGALDKRAAHALGGPAIVWDVDTGDWQHRDAKKTVRRVQSLTRPGSIVLMHSIHPSTAKAAREVFSAVADKGLYAVTVRELFSGIEWKKGGSYFCRGYGDELCSNPEHPAVMKN
- a CDS encoding O-methyltransferase; this encodes MARENAGDLTFSEQYNGPDPLLDAARTHSHEFGIAPVSQTTAKTLTLLARLLTPVAAVEVGTGVGTSTLSLLRGMPTAGILTSIDTNSTTQGAARDLVDMAGIRPGRLRLMSGRAEEVLKRLAPAAYDMVFIDVEPGNLERMIQPSLRLLDSQGLLVIHKTLLKGAVADPVDRSPRTQAARGMLNRIAEQEHLERVLLPIGEGLLLLQKTR
- a CDS encoding DivIVA domain-containing protein, which translates into the protein MPLWIVIGVAAAIFVLVFVVAATFNVFSSETVDEAEERWTGLPAEFTSKDLESVRFRPALRGYRMDDVDEAMAVLRARLSELESATTSAEAATTAGPTTAPDGPETAAGSR
- a CDS encoding DUF3117 domain-containing protein, translated to MAAQKPRTGDGPLEVTEEGRSMVMRLPVEGGGRLVIELSRDEATGLHDTLAQTLGL
- a CDS encoding twin-arginine translocase TatA/TatE family subunit, which translates into the protein MFGINGTEMVILIVVALVVIGPKRLPEYAQKLRDFVRQMRRMAEGAKDSVRRDFGDDFKDVDWQKLDPRQYDPRRIVREALVEEDAAIRESKRQERNAGESSSAESSGAAASTRTDTEAAPARELSPIERFQTQVDLRDRSAAAPFDPEAT
- the folP gene encoding dihydropteroate synthase; translated protein: MRGGTSPAAETERFDLARARPGTPAIMAVINRTTDSFYESAATLDEAITAVEAAASAGARIVDIGGVRAGRGPEISASEEIDRVCPTIEAVAGSHPHMLISVDTWRHEVAEAACRAGAGLLNDTWAGVDPKLAEVAARHEVGIVCSHTGGLDPRTDAHRNRYGLQAGDVVDSTLSGVIELAEAARAAGVPDDRIIIDPTPDFGKNTYHSLRLLRELERFTATGYPVLLAISRKDFVGEAIGEVAPQHRLYGTIAATALAIEKGAAMIRTHDVRATADAIDVTVAITGEAAPKHTVRGLR
- a CDS encoding MGMT family protein, with the protein product MDEIAVERVLRIVELVPAARVVAYGTVGAVADCSPRYVGRVMREFGSNVTWWRVVNAAGALPAEIFARARIHWDDEGTPHSHERVERTAFLDVDELDRLWRTHGIDPECG